From the genome of Calliopsis andreniformis isolate RMS-2024a unplaced genomic scaffold, iyCalAndr_principal scaffold0022, whole genome shotgun sequence, one region includes:
- the LOC143186814 gene encoding serine protease inhibitor 88Ea, with protein sequence MLLKMAMSALSVLFLLSSVSAQCLTANDSPGMMNPASKKALTDARFAFALDSLKKAALIETKDNIFYSPHSLHEALVLAYFGSRGTTEQKLKKSLHIPNDLSKIDLQRFYAFENVLKFTDNVTDYEYRSANRLWITDKKKLRECMLDFFGEQLEKTDFQTNPEAVRQRINNWVSNMTKGHIHDLIGPDSIDANTDLVLANAVYFKGLWKSRFDPANSKRDLFYSSGSQNSMVTFMRQKGNFNHLISEMLGAHILELPYKGDKISMYILLPPFASARSAGGVDQDSDQLRRLIERISTDEGSTELREILDFGVPPREVDVFLPKFTMERDLPLAALLSAMGAGELMTPSAADLRGFLQDGERSLHLGDGIHRARIEVTEEGTTAAGATALFSFRSGRPLQPAEFKANHPFVFFIYDRSMHTVLFSGIYRVPDSQQSNV encoded by the exons ATGCTTTTGAAAATG GCGATGTCGGCGCTGTCCGTGCTGTTCTTGCTGAGCAGCGTTTCAGCGCAATGTCTGACTGCAAATGACAGCCCAGGCATGATGAATCCTGCCTCAAAAAAGGCGCTGACCGACGCTCGGTTCGCTTTCGCCCTGGACAGCCTGAAGAAGGCTGCGCTGATCGAAACCAAAGATAACATTTTCTACAGCCCTCACAGTCTCCATGAGGCTCTGGTCCTAGCGTACTTTGGCTCTCGTGGAACCACAGAGCAGAAATTGAAGAAGAGCTTGCACATACCCAATGACCTGTCCAAGATCGATTTGCAGAGATTCTATGCTTTTGAGAATGTTCTCAAGTTCACG GACAATGTCACTGACTACGAGTACAGGTCTGCCAATCGCTTGTGGATAACAGACAAGAAGAAACTACGAGAGTGTATGTTAGACTTCTTTGGTGAACAGCTAGAGAAGACCGATTTCCAGACTAACCCCGAGGCTGTTCGTCAACGTATTAACAACTGGGTCAGCAACATGACCAAGGGGCACATTCATGACCTCATTGGTCCCGACAGCATCGACGCGAACACTGATTTGGTGCTGGCTAATGCTGTCTACTTCAAAGGCCTCTGGAAAAGTCGCTTCGACCCTGCCAATTCCAAGAGAGACCTATTCTACAGCTCTGGGTCCCAGAATTCTATGGTTACGTTCATGAGGCAGAAGGGCAACTTCAATCACC TTATTTCCGAGATGCTCGGCGCCCACATCCTCGAGCTGCCTTACAAGGGCGACAAGATCTCCATGTACATCCTGCTGCCTCCCTTCGCCAGCGCGAGGTCCGCTGGCGGCGTGGACCAAGACAGCGACCAGCTGCGTCGCTTAATCGAGCGCATCTCCACCGACGAGGGATCCACGGAGCTCCGCGAGATCCTCGACTTCGGCGTGCCCCCTCGCGAGGTGGACGTCTTCCTGCCGAAATTCACCATGGAGAGGGACCTGCCCCTGGCTGCCCTCCTCTCCGCGATGGGCGCTGGCGAGCTGATGACCCCGAGCGCCGCCGACCTGCGTGGATTCCTCCAAGATGGCGAGAGGTCCTTGCACCTGGGCGACGGAATCCATCGCGCTCGTATCGAGGTCACGGAAGAGGGAACCACAGCAGCTGGCGCCACAGCGCTCTTCAGCTTCCGCTCGGGCAGGCCTCTGCAGCCAGCTGAGTTCAAGGCGAATCATCCCTTCGTTTTCTTCATTTACGATAGGTCCATGCACACGGTCCTCTTCTCGGGAATCTATCGAGTGCCTGATTCGCAGCAGAGCAATGTTTAA